The region AGAAGATGCATTCCTTCGACTTCGAGTCGAGTTTCGATCTCTCATCTTTTGGAATATGAACAAACGCTCTACAACCGAACACCTTCAAATGGTTGTAGGATACATCTTTACATGTCCAAAAACTATTTGGAACATCACCGTTCAATGGAGCTGAAGGGGATAGGTTGATTAAATCAACTGCAGTCATCAGAGCCTCACCCCAAAAACTCTTGGGTAACTTAGCATGAGATAACATTGTTCTCACTCTTTCAACAATAGTCCTGTTCATTCTCTCAGCCACTCCATTGTGCTGAGGCGTCTTCGGGACAGATCTTTCATGCCGAATTCCATTACTAATACAATAATGTTTGAAATCTCCCATAAACTCTCCTCCATTGTCAGTGCGAACACATTTTAACTTCTTTCCAGTTTCTCGCTCAACGCTAGCATGGAACTGTTTGAATACTACAAACACCTGATCTTTTGTTTTGAGTGGATACACCCAAACCTTCCTGGAGTGGTCATCAATAAAGGTAACAAAATACCTTGCACCTCCATGAGTACTAGTGCTCATTGGACCACAAACATCAGAATGCACCAAATCTAAAACATTTGGTCTTCTTTGTGGAGCCTTATATTGAAATGAAGCTCTATGTTGCTTTCCAGCCAAACAATGTGTACATGGCTTAAGCGACATTTCCAATCCTTTCATACCGGCCAAAATACCTCTTTTGGCTAGGATTTGAAGTCCCTTCTCACTCATATGTCCGAGCCGTTTATGCCATAGCTCGACCGAGGAGTCTTCTTTGAGAGCATTAACACACCCATTATTGACTTTGGCTTCTATCACATAAAGGGTGTTTTCTTTCTTGCCTCGGGCTATTACCAAGGAACTTTTTGACAACTTCCATTTCCTATCTCCGAACACACTAGTATAACCTTCTTCGTCTAGAAGTCCGGTTGATATTAGATTGAGACGCATGTCAGGAACATGTCTCACATCTTTCAACGTTACGCGAAAACCGCTGTTTGTTTCTAGGCAAACATCACCTTTGCCCACAATCTTGGATTTATCATCATTCCCCATCTTCACACAGCCAAAATCACCGCTTGTATAGGAATAAAAGAAATCCCTTTGTGAGGTTACATGGAATGATGCACCAGAATCCACAATCCAACATGTATCTTGTGATGTCAAATTAACATGATCGTCATCACCAACAAAGATTACCTCATTGCCTTGAAAGATGGTAGCGGCTCTGTTACTCGCATCACCATTTTCTTGTTGCTCTCTTTTGAGCTTTCTACATTCTTTCTTCATGTGACCTTTCTCGTGACAATAAAAACATTCTATGTCTTTTCTTGTCCACGACCTACCCCTGAACTTATCTCCAGAATTTCCCCTTGACTTGTCTCTAGTATTGAACTTCTTGTGGATACTTCTTCCACGATACTCAGTAACAAGCGCCTCAGACTCAGTCGTCAATCCTTGTTCCTTCCTTCTAGATTCTTCATTGAACATGCTATCTTTTACTATGTCCAATGTTAGAACACCTTGTGGTGCTGAGTTACTCAATGAAACCACAAGCGTATCCCAACTATCAGGCAAGGAACTTAGTAATAATAATGCTTGCAATTCATCTTCAAGCACCATCTTCATATTGGTGAGTTGATTTATCAATCTTTGAAAATCGCTCAAGTGTTCAGAAACACTCCTAGTTTCTCTATACTTGAGGTTCACCAATCTTCGAATAGTAGAGGCTTTATTCTGGGCTGTCTTTCTCTCGTACAAAGCTTCTAGTTTCTTCCATAATGTGTACGCAACTGTTTCTTGCGCAACATGATGAAAAACGCTTTGATCGATCCATTGTCGAATTTGTCCGACAGTTTTCCTGTTCATGATATTTCAGTCTTCATCAGACTTTCCGGTAGGCTTCGTCCCCTCATTTTGCAAAGGTTGATACAACTCTTTGCAATAGAGTATGTCTTCCATTCTGGGTTTCCAAATGGAGTAATTTGAAGAAGTTAACTTGATCATTGTTGATGATCCCACAGAGGTTGACTCGTCCATTGTAATAATAAAAGTTAAAATGTGTGGtgagccgaagctctgataccacttgttggGAAAGGTAACACAAAAACAAACGCCTAAAACAAGGTCGGCAGATAAATGATTATCCCTGGATCAAACTTTCCCACTATAATAACTATATAACAATAAAAATGGAACAACAAGTATATCTCCTGTTTAAAATGAATAATAACACAATGATTATTACAACTCTCACCAACAAATATGGTGGATAAACTCTCTTTTGGATATGTATCTCAAAAAAGGCTTTTCACTCTCTGATAttagaaaatgaaataaaatgaagtatttataatgaATATGCATGCTACAATGGTTGGCTATAATATCAAGAGAAAATTTCTCTTTCTTCCATCCATAAGTTCACCAAAAAATACTCACGTACTTTCAATTCTATTTTCTATAATTGTTAATGTTTCTCCTTCTTTCTCTCTCCAACTAAAGAGGAATTCCTTTCAGATTATTCTTAACACCAATAACTAAAATTATTCTAAACTAAAAAAAAGGTGAGCGCGGTAACTGCATAAGAAACTAGCATTTCAGAGTCTGTTATTGTTGTTATTCCGAGAAGGTGGTGAAGGTGGCGGCAAAGAGGAGAATGATGAAGAGGAGGAGGAAGATAAAAGGTCGATAAGGAGTTGAGTGAAAGCTCGAACAATATATTTGTGAGTGTGTGTAGGATTAAGAGCAAGGTAACATAAGAGAAGCTCATGAAGATAATCCCAATCGTTAGTAACATCGAACACTTGTTGTTGAGATTGAACCATTTCATGCATAGAACGGAGGAAATCGACGTAAGGGTTTACAGAGTATTTTGCCACCCTTTTCACGCTACCTTCCATTGGTATCAACGAGTTGTAGGATGGAGTGTTGTTGGGGGGAGACTCTGATTCTGTGATGGAGTTGGAGCTGCCGGGGGAGGAGAAGAAGAATCGTTGGGATGCGAAGACGGAGGCGAAGTCGGGGGATGGAAGTTCAGTGGTGTCATCGGAGATATGGTCTTCGGGTTCGGGTTCGTGGTGGTGGGTGAAGGTTGTGTTGAAATGGAAGGTATAAAGTGGTGATGGTGATGGAGTAGTGGTTTGTTGTGAGTGAGGTTGGGAGAGAACTGTGGGGTATTTGAGCTTGAAAAAACAGAGGTGGAGTTGTTTGGAAAATAGACTTGGCATCTTTGCATAATAAGTGAGTGAGTTAGAGAAAACATGTAGATTTAGTGGTTGTGTTGTGTGAGTTATATTATATATAGGCAGTATGGGTTAGATTGTAGTAGTTTTTATCCCCAAACAAGTTTGTAGTAGTATCTTTCAACTTTTGTCTAATACAATCTTTGTATAAATTATTACAATGTTTATTACAATTTTTATATAgtgttattttctaaattttgaatGTTATTAAACAATGACTTATAgattttgttttttattttggaGTTTTTTGGGTTAAATTATTGAGTTGTGattatgttttttttataaaaaaaattgggTGTTTCTCTTCAAATAGTGGTATTAAAGTTGTCATAAGAGGGGGTGGATGTGGTTGTATTGGATTCTCGTATTTAGAGTCTTCTTGACGGAGTAGTCAAGAGGCATATTTTATTGGTTGTTATAATGgtgcacaaaaataataatatttgaGGGGAAGATTGTTGAGGTGTAGGTGATTAATTTCAGAACGACTATACACGAGATAAATATTGAATTATAAGAGTAATGATTAATATTATAAATGCTATGAAGTTTTGAATGGAAATATAATATCAAGGTTGCTTGTTGATCTCATATTGTTTAATTCTTGTATTAAGAGTTTTTTTCATCTATGTGCTGATTATGTCATGATTTTTAGAGAGATCATATTGATTTTGATAATGATTCTGATGTTCGGTAGAATTATGATAATTTATCATGTGCTTCATCTAGTTGATCTCTAGTGATGTTATTTTAAGTGTCTTTGATAATGGTGTTCATCTTGAAGCAATCTTAAGTCTCATCAGAGAGAAGATTAAAGGTTGAAGTGCTAAAGTCAAAGATAAGTAGCAATGAATTTGAAGCTTCAAAGTTGTGAAAGATATGAATTATGAAAGCTCGCCCGGTGGGTTGTGCGCTTAGCGCAGGGTCTGAGTGGCCATAATAATGTAAAATGGTGGAGTAACTCATAAATTACTAAGGCAACTCTCACACAATCAAAAAATATTTGTTTGCCCAGTTGATTACAAACTCAAATAATCAATTATGGGtgaaaaatatattaaataataaattattcAATATGCCTAGTCCATTATCTCAATTGTAACGCCTCATAAACGATTATTAGGGTTGATAGTAATTAGTAACGACATAATTTGAAAATTTTCCATTTTTGAACTACATAATCGATTAATGGACACACATAAGCGATTATGAGCATTATAAATCCCATGGATTGTTTTTCGTTTTGTGCCACACTTTCCCTTATATGAGGAGGGCACCTCCTCACCATTTCTCACATCAAAATTCGATTTTAAATCATTCTTCTCTCTTTAAACCTCTCTCTATTATATTCCTTCTTTCACTAAGTTTTTCCTTTGCCTTTGTAAGTGAAATACATTTGTGAGGCTTTAGTTGTACTTGTTTAAACTATTTTATCAAGAGTTTAACTCTCTGGAAGTCTCTATTAATTGGTTATGGAGGTTGTCCGACAATACCTCTGTTTGGTTTCTGAGGTTATCCAATTAAAATCTCGTCCTTGGTTCGTCAAACTAGTCTATGTGCGGTGAACAAAGATAATGAAGATGATTAGACAAAATATGATTAAGAAAAGGTGCAACACAGTTTGAAAGCAAAAATGATCATCATTATTGCTCTCAATCTTTGTGATTTCTTGTGTGTTTCTCACTGTGAAACCACTAAAGAAATATGGGTCACCCACATAGTTACCCATGAAGGTACTATTTAGGTAAATAGGCCAAGGTTGAACACATTGACCAATGAGTATGAGCTCTTTGGGATGAAACCTGAAGAGAACGTTTATGACATACAAAAGTGATTCACTCATATCGTGAGTCACATGAGAACTCTTGGAAAGACTTTTCAAAATGAGGACTTGGTTGTAAAAATCCTTAGAGCCCTAAATTGCAACTGAAAATGAAAAGTCGTCGCGATTTCTGAAATTAGGGATTTGTCAAGCATACGGATGACAACTCTGTTTGGTAAATTGCAAGAACATGAGATGGAATTAAAAAGACTCGATGATGATAAAGAGGAAGataagaagaagaagattctAGATCTTCAGGTTTAAAAAGAGAAGGTTTTTGACTTCTCCGAGGAAATGTCATTGATATTAAAGAACTTCAAGAGATTCATGAAACATGTATTAACTTGAAATTTCTAGCTAttgaaaagtcaacaaaaaaTGATATTGGCTACGTTGAAATACTAAGTGTCAAATCTTAAATTAAAAGCTTCGACACGTTGACTATCTAGACCTAGTGGTTTGATTAAGCTTAAAGGTGGAGTCGAGGTCAAGAAAGGTTTTGAGGAGTCTCAGGAACAAATCCATATGACTAGGATCACTCTCTGTTTCAAAAATGTTCAAAATCTTGAAAGAGTCACATGGTAACTATTCGACACGACTTTGAAGTCGACACTTATTAAGTGTTAAAGACTTAGGATATTTTCAAGTCCAAGGACTATGTGATGTAGATTTTTTTTAGCATTTTGGGATTGATTGAAGGCTCTCGATAAGGGCAACCAAGGTGTTCAAAAAACGGTTATCAACATAGTTATAAACATGATTATTTGGTTTTTCAACTGTTTTTTCTATGATTACGCATGGAAGCAAGTTAGATCAAAGTAGCCCACAAAGTAGGACACACGTTGAACATGTAACCAACGATCTTTGTCGACGGTTATTTTAGGACTAATATATAAAGCAGGCCCGAGCCTTGAATTTATGGTTACAAAATGCTCATTCATTCTTTATAGAACTGAAGTACTCATGTTATCGAGCGAAATAATTTGTGAGAAATGTGTGTCTGCGTCAACTCTTTAGATTCTCTGAAAAAATCCTTTGTATTTCAAACATTTACAATTAATTTCATTTACTTAATTTACTTTATTTATTACTTTTTATCTTTATCCAAAGTTTATTGTTTACATCCAATTGGTTTATTTTTCAAGCATTTTAATTCCATATCACACACTTTTCATTGTATCTTTTCTTTACACAAATTGTCTTTGAGAATTTTCGACTTAATCTTTTAAGTGAACTAAACACGTGATTGCTTACCAAAAACACCAGTAAAAAAATTGATACACTCAGTTGGACCCTTTGTGTAGAAAAGTTTAATTTTTTCAAAAAAGTTGTGTTCTTTTTGTCCAATTTTTATTCTTCGTTCATGAAATGGCTTCAGCGCCGAGTGTGTATGCGTCTGAGGAGTGGAAAGACTCTCCTTGAAATGCCACGTCCACCGTCTATAAACCTTCCCCCTCCCCAGAACAATTCTCCGAACTCGAAAGAGCAACCAGTCAGATCGACGATTGGTCATGTAGGAACTTCATCTTCTATTAGAGAAATTCCTACTATTATAAGCCAAAAAACAACTTCGGTTGTATCACCAGAAATGGTGGTATTCTTACTCATAGGGCTACGTAAAATATGATAGGAGACCAAAGACCTGATTTCCTCTTGAGTTTTATGTTACCTCAAAGTGGTAGAGAGCAACCTTATGGAATGCCAACTACTATCATCGTAATCCTACACCCCAGTGCATCTACCTATGCAGTTAATGCAATGGCTATTGCATCCGATACTAACCCATAATTAGCATCGGGGTCTGCTGTGAACAACCTTGGTTGAATGGCACAACATCCAAGAGATTTAGGATATATTCCTCCAAGTATGCCACCCTTAACCAATAATTATCTTTATTCTGTAAGACAACAAATGGATAAGAGTAATCACGAAATGGTTAACATGCTTACACACCAAATATGCATAGTGTTCAATCCTCTAATTCATAACACTAATCATAGTTACCAGCAATTGGCATAAAAAATGGGCCGAATTGCTGACTTCTTTGGCGCTCCTCAAGCGCCTATTCAACAAGTGCCTAATAACTAGATACCACAATAAGCAATACCTATCGAAACACCCATACCCAACATATTCGAAGGTAATGCAAGCCAAAATGGCCTTGAGGTAATGTTGGTGCATAGAAACCAAGATGTTGACCAAGTAGTTAA is a window of Lathyrus oleraceus cultivar Zhongwan6 chromosome 6, CAAS_Psat_ZW6_1.0, whole genome shotgun sequence DNA encoding:
- the LOC127097354 gene encoding transcription repressor OFP16 translates to MPSLFSKQLHLCFFKLKYPTVLSQPHSQQTTTPSPSPLYTFHFNTTFTHHHEPEPEDHISDDTTELPSPDFASVFASQRFFFSSPGSSNSITESESPPNNTPSYNSLIPMEGSVKRVAKYSVNPYVDFLRSMHEMVQSQQQVFDVTNDWDYLHELLLCYLALNPTHTHKYIVRAFTQLLIDLLSSSSSSSFSSLPPPSPPSRNNNNNRL